Genomic DNA from Hirundo rustica isolate bHirRus1 chromosome 21, bHirRus1.pri.v3, whole genome shotgun sequence:
GCTGCTACCACAACTCCTGAGTTACATTTGGCCTTGGACCACCTTCAGTAAAGGATAAAACTCTCTCTGTTCCTCTCAAGCCATATTTAAATCATTAAACTGTTTCAAAATTCCTAGCCACTCCATAATTAAGCGTGCAATTTATTTTAAGGTTGCAAATCTATGTGTTATGTAGGACCTACAGTTCTCAGCACAATACTCAGTGTGTGCAATAATTAACTTGTGCAGGAATAGCTAAAAGTATTCAAATGACAATGAAAGATGGTGTAACAAAAAATAGTACAAAATGAGCACTGGATAAAAGCTTCCTAAGTGTACAGTGTGCAACATCTGCTGCATGTCAGCACAATTTATGCAGTGACACATCCCTGCCTCTGTGCTGTGTTACAGGAACAAACTTCCTCACTGCCTAAATCCCAGAAGTGACAGAGGGGATTTGTGAAACTGAAATAGGCTTTATTTATGTAATTACTGATGTATACTCTAAAATGACATTCAAACCGCTGCAACATCATGGATTCACTTGACCGCAAGCAAAATCGTTTCAGCAAGAGTTCCTAAACTCAAAATACAACAAGTGTGAAATTGACATGTGTTATGCTGAAATACACACGAAATAGACCCGCCCCCAACGCAACTCATGGTCCACTCCTTCAAAGTGATAAAGAAATGTCATAATGAGTGCAAACGCTTAAAGCAGATGTGTGTTTGAGTGACTTAAGGGACTGAAAGTTTGCTGAGAAAATATGATCCAAGGATGCTTACCCGCAATAACTCGTCTGCCAAATTTTTCCCCTTCGTCCAACAACTCTTCCAGTTGTTTCGGTGTCATGCCGAGCCTATTCAGAAGAATGTCTCTCCATGTCTCATCTTCCCAGTCCTTAACAGCTATATGAATAGCAATGGTGCGATTCTTGTAGGCCTTTAGGAAAGGACGCCAGCGAGTCTCTACCGTCTTGACTTGGTTTAGAACCAGCCCTGCGTAGGGCTGTCGGAAGGAAAGACAAGGGAATTTCATCGCGCTCCCCGTATCAGAAGCCGTTTATTTCCTGTAAACACACACGCGCACGGGGGATGAGCCTCCCGAAGCGGCCGATGCCCGCGCCAAGCTCCGCGCTCCGCGGCCTCCCCGGGGGCGGGTCCGCCCCTGCGGGCCTCGCTCAGCCCGCGCCGCGCTCCGGGCTGGGGCCGGGCCGCCCGTACAGCCCCCATCCCGGCCGGAGAGGCCTGGGCCCcgcggcacggcacggcacggcccggcACCGCACGGCACCGCGCGGCACGGCCCGGCACCGCACGGCACCGCACGGCCCCTCAGCGCTGGCTCCCGCGGGCAGCGCTCCGCCTCCGCTCCGCCATGGAGGCCCCGGGCCCGCCGCGTACCTTCTCTCCCGGCTCCGCGCCTTTCGCTGGGCCCGGTGGGTgccgggagcggcgcggggcgggaTCTCGGCCGAGccgggaggagggagggatgggctAATGGCCCGGTGAGATCCGAGATAGCGGGTGGGTgctgaggggaggagggagctgcgTGTGCCCTGCCCGGGGGTGCCCTGCCCGGGGGTGCCCTGCCCGGGGGTGCCCTGCCCGGGGGTGCCCTCTCCGGGCTCGCTGCCCTCCCACCCCGGCGCGCCGTGTCCGCCACCTCGGGGATGTCTGTGCGCTGCACGGCTTTCACGCCTCCGGGCTGAACTAAACGTCGTTTAGCACAAGAAAATTCAGTGTCTTTCACCTCCTCGCTTTCTTTGGCCACTCGTTTGCGGGAAAATTTCCCCAAGTGCTCTCATTCAGCCCTACTCTCTGAGGACAGACTTCCTTCGATCCTGTTGCGTTCAATTGTGTTTTGCATCAAGGCTTTGCCTTTCTAATTGCAAGAGTTTTGTACAAGGCAAGGGGTTTTACTGCTTAGCAACTGGTTTTGTGTGTGCTGGTCCCTGGCAACAGGGAGCAACGTGCGGGGGCCTGGTGAACACGGTAAAATTCGGAGACCTTACAAGAAAAGATAAATTGGAAAATGAGTGGGTTAGAATAGATGCATAGTCCCGCTATACGTGTTCAGTCTTAGTGGGCAGCCTCTATATATTTTATATCAGTGAAGATGTGTTTGTTCACGGTGATTTCCAAGGTATACAAATGAAAGTAACCTCATTAAGGCAGATAGTGATACTGAAAATGGATACTGACGCAACAAGTTGAAGAGTTGAATCCTGGCTGAATTTCTGCAGGTACAGAAGATAAAAAAACTGCAGATGCATCTGtgtccaaataaaaaaatcacaggagaTTCATCGCTCCTGTAAAGCCGTATCTTTCAGTTTAGAGCAGCAATTACAAGAAGTATTTGGGGAGCTTTGCCATGCACGCAGCATttgagaggaagaaagggaggagAGAATGTTGACCAAAATGAGCGAGTTAGGAGAGACAGACAAGACAGAAAATTGTtaggaaggaacagaaaaaatggTAGTATGTACAAAGTGGAAAAGTAATGATGACCttccttttgtcttttgctCTATTGAACCACGTTTGGTAACCGTGAGAAATTTGAAAGCTGCTTTAACAATTCCGGGAACCCATAGGTGGA
This window encodes:
- the LOC120761960 gene encoding protein EOLA1-like, giving the protein MKFPCLSFRQPYAGLVLNQVKTVETRWRPFLKAYKNRTIAIHIAVKDWEDETWRDILLNRLGMTPKQLEELLDEGEKFGRRVIAGLIDLGETSLYPENPSPEEILELENKAVLSNLEQKYLTVVSNPRWLLKPIPARGQKGVWSVNIPEELIPSEL